The following are encoded in a window of Mycoplasma anserisalpingitidis genomic DNA:
- a CDS encoding MHO_4530 family protein, producing MYIWIFILIILILFILLVVSGIISILIFHYVNGRSNSGLILFKIDSINKRVLRFSETEKLLPTPLDYKKGKFEIYNYLPLNDFLEFFDHQTTSLIKDVLDNNLQRRVFITAQLNNNIKIKKTFLESLITKIDKKTRRNENILYNLNIVPLDDGSYYCSINWFLNEISKSKTLYKNEKNEFVKYVKGPFLCISILKKPYYFINKVTKNEKIKIIKKLKLKVHYVSVHETEELLMFIVKIPKKQKYDALIKSIKSLNQSTLFKKIIDVISIQEFKKIIDNYEFEVLLNKSRYCLYNLKNRNDPEQFSVYQILSDYKEGFDKFSNEYNNLLELNKNLKYKIKKLPILSYKSLQKTKYEVVNFEYPSVDKNTIHFFNKIPYIRYKFEDLQIENYFRNNEFNEYNQNKQNKKIIIPISEQNFLNISAEIVPKNVILMIYSFDNSFDYTKLLFKFDEFRSRDMECAIYINKITGQLMNLMNNKFVNPIIIGKNITTKINQQKVFFDCMNIYEVSKSIDAKLIYEIESLNFDNYHVEKLGINSFYSEHDLNHEIK from the coding sequence ATGTACATTTGAATTTTTATCTTAATAATTTTAATTTTGTTTATATTACTTGTTGTCAGCGGAATAATATCAATACTAATATTTCATTATGTTAATGGACGTTCTAATAGTGGACTGATACTATTTAAAATTGATTCAATAAACAAACGTGTTCTAAGATTTAGTGAAACTGAAAAATTATTACCTACACCTTTAGACTATAAAAAAGGAAAATTTGAAATATACAACTATCTTCCGTTGAATGATTTTTTAGAGTTTTTTGATCATCAAACTACTTCGTTGATTAAAGATGTTCTAGATAATAATCTTCAGAGAAGAGTTTTTATAACAGCTCAATTAAATAACAATATAAAAATTAAAAAAACGTTCTTGGAATCTCTTATAACTAAGATCGATAAAAAAACAAGAAGAAATGAAAATATCCTTTACAACTTGAATATTGTACCTCTAGATGATGGAAGCTATTATTGCAGTATAAATTGATTCTTAAATGAAATTTCCAAATCAAAAACTCTGTACAAAAATGAAAAAAATGAATTTGTTAAATATGTAAAAGGTCCTTTTTTATGTATCTCGATATTAAAAAAACCTTACTATTTTATTAATAAAGTTACAAAAAACGAAAAAATCAAAATTATTAAAAAATTAAAGCTTAAAGTACATTATGTTTCAGTTCATGAGACTGAAGAATTACTGATGTTTATTGTCAAAATACCAAAGAAACAAAAATATGATGCTTTAATTAAATCTATAAAAAGTTTAAATCAATCAACATTATTTAAAAAAATAATTGATGTCATATCAATTCAAGAATTTAAGAAGATTATTGATAATTATGAATTTGAAGTTTTATTAAATAAATCTAGATACTGCTTATATAATCTTAAAAATCGAAATGATCCTGAACAGTTCTCTGTTTATCAAATTTTAAGTGATTATAAGGAAGGATTCGATAAGTTTAGTAATGAGTACAATAATTTATTGGAATTAAATAAAAATCTAAAATACAAAATCAAAAAATTACCTATATTAAGTTACAAAAGTTTACAAAAAACTAAATATGAAGTTGTAAATTTTGAGTATCCTTCTGTTGATAAAAACACAATTCATTTTTTTAATAAAATACCTTACATTAGATACAAATTTGAAGATTTACAAATTGAAAATTACTTTAGAAATAATGAATTTAATGAATATAACCAAAACAAGCAAAATAAGAAAATAATCATCCCAATCTCTGAGCAAAATTTTCTTAACATTTCTGCCGAAATAGTTCCAAAAAATGTTATTTTAATGATTTACTCATTTGATAACAGTTTTGATTACACAAAATTATTATTTAAATTTGATGAATTTAGAAGTAGGGATATGGAATGTGCTATTTATATCAATAAGATAACAGGTCAATTAATGAATTTAATGAATAATAAATTCGTAAACCCTATAATTATTGGTAAAAATATAACAACTAAAATCAATCAGCAAAAAGTGTTTTTTGATTGCATGAACATATACGAAGTTTCTAAATCAATTGATGCTAAATTGATTTATGAAATCGAATCATTAAATTTTGATAATTATCACGTAGAAAAACTAGGTATTAACTCCTTTTATTCTGAACATGATCTAAATCATGAGATAAAATAA
- a CDS encoding CNNM domain-containing protein — MPNYVKIILLIVLIMLFILSSIFSGAETAYTSISAAKVMQMVENKERGAKLVQRHLKKYNQVLSTVLIGNNIVNISSSTLTSLLLSQIILNDQGLVAIVATLVVTPIIVLIGEIMPKMIAKANPFFYLKNFSWLIEFFNWVFFIIAYPISKLGKKVYITNSEDELKTMIDIAKEEGVLQKGESLLAQNALDLDSIKVIQHYVKLKEVVTIKYNSSIEDALEVFKDSNYSRLPVESKDGKLIGIVILKDIYHLKKGKVIDFIKSVPYISANSILSSALEKMRYAKAQMAFVVENNSSTDVIGIITIEDIIEELVGEIYDETDEVEDIYEISLEKSRVKSNVLMKDIFKQLELDIDKLDEDELNLTLSEWMLNRSKRVRLIKNLKYSFEDVATFKVIETKNKNNKYAVIEVNRL, encoded by the coding sequence ATGCCTAACTATGTCAAAATAATTTTATTAATAGTTTTAATTATGCTATTTATTTTAAGTAGTATTTTCAGTGGAGCAGAGACAGCTTATACATCAATTTCTGCTGCTAAAGTTATGCAAATGGTTGAAAACAAGGAACGTGGAGCTAAATTAGTTCAAAGACATCTGAAGAAATACAATCAGGTTTTAAGTACAGTATTGATTGGTAATAATATTGTTAATATTAGTTCTTCAACTTTAACTTCTCTATTACTGAGTCAAATTATTTTAAATGATCAAGGGCTTGTTGCGATTGTTGCAACTTTAGTTGTTACTCCGATTATTGTTTTAATTGGTGAAATCATGCCAAAAATGATTGCTAAAGCAAATCCATTTTTCTATTTAAAAAACTTTTCGTGATTAATTGAATTTTTCAATTGAGTTTTCTTTATAATTGCCTATCCCATTAGTAAATTGGGTAAAAAAGTTTATATCACTAACTCTGAAGATGAGCTTAAAACAATGATAGATATAGCTAAAGAAGAAGGAGTTCTTCAAAAAGGTGAAAGTTTGCTAGCTCAAAATGCATTAGATTTAGACTCAATTAAAGTTATCCAACACTATGTAAAACTTAAAGAAGTTGTAACAATTAAATATAATAGTTCGATTGAAGATGCTCTTGAAGTATTCAAAGATTCTAATTATTCTAGATTACCAGTAGAAAGCAAAGATGGAAAACTTATTGGTATTGTAATATTAAAAGATATTTACCACCTTAAAAAAGGTAAAGTTATTGATTTTATTAAATCAGTACCATATATTTCAGCTAATTCAATTCTTTCGAGTGCACTAGAAAAAATGAGATATGCTAAAGCACAAATGGCATTTGTTGTTGAAAACAATAGTTCAACAGATGTTATTGGAATTATCACAATTGAAGATATTATTGAAGAGTTAGTTGGAGAAATTTATGATGAAACTGATGAAGTTGAAGATATTTATGAAATAAGTCTAGAAAAATCAAGAGTTAAATCAAATGTTTTAATGAAAGATATTTTCAAGCAACTTGAATTAGATATTGATAAACTTGACGAAGATGAGTTGAATTTAACATTGTCAGAATGAATGTTAAATCGTTCTAAAAGAGTTAGATTGATTAAAAACTTAAAATATAGCTTTGAAGATGTAGCTACATTTAAAGTTATTGAAACAAAAAATAAGAATAATAAATATGCCGTTATTGAAGTAAATCGCTTATAG
- the dnaB gene encoding replicative DNA helicase, with the protein MHIGIKNNQIENNNSTIHFDEFCEKKVLGMLLVSKEKKYFEEAKNFLSEKCFYRYANKTVYNALMNYYEANQDLGILEYQELVDYILSFVSSNSEINMDYIHDLVINASLVVNRVQYFQQLNRLSALRDVENTLESMLYKVKTDPDTNLETFVPLLEMKISEASEIARINDFKSAREISDEYFMDLNKRRNASIDELFGVPTGFSDLDKAIQGFKGGELIIIAARPAMGKTAFALNIATNAARVGKKVAFFSLEMSDLQLMSRIYASLAEIDGNKLKKPQFITPEEWNIISTAKYSTIDPLPLYIDESTTSALGEIMWKTRKLKRTIGLDLIVIDYLQLLSIEGNNRDNRQNEVSKISRSLKQLSRELNVPVIALSQLSRSVENREDKRPLLSDLRESGAIEQDADMIFFLYRDDYYNRNKKNNSFLTKEQEQAAGSEVEIIIAKYRSGATDTKKLRFQMNISRFSEMIKKENN; encoded by the coding sequence ATGCATATAGGCATTAAAAATAATCAAATTGAAAATAATAATTCAACCATTCACTTTGATGAATTTTGCGAAAAGAAAGTTTTAGGAATGCTTTTGGTTTCAAAAGAGAAAAAATATTTCGAAGAAGCTAAAAACTTCCTTAGTGAAAAATGTTTTTATAGATATGCAAATAAAACTGTTTATAATGCATTGATGAATTATTATGAAGCAAATCAAGACTTAGGTATTTTAGAATATCAAGAATTAGTTGATTATATTCTCTCATTTGTTAGTTCTAATAGTGAAATAAACATGGATTATATCCATGATTTAGTTATAAATGCATCATTAGTTGTAAATAGAGTTCAATATTTTCAACAACTTAATCGTTTAAGTGCACTCAGAGACGTTGAAAACACATTAGAATCAATGCTATATAAAGTTAAAACTGATCCAGATACAAATTTAGAAACTTTTGTTCCTTTACTTGAAATGAAAATTTCTGAAGCATCTGAAATAGCTAGAATTAATGATTTTAAGTCTGCTCGAGAAATTTCTGATGAATATTTTATGGATCTTAATAAGAGAAGAAATGCAAGCATAGATGAACTTTTTGGTGTTCCAACAGGTTTTAGTGACTTGGATAAAGCGATTCAAGGTTTTAAAGGTGGTGAATTAATTATAATTGCAGCACGTCCTGCTATGGGTAAAACTGCTTTTGCTTTAAATATTGCTACAAATGCAGCTAGAGTAGGAAAAAAAGTCGCTTTTTTCAGTTTAGAGATGTCTGATTTGCAACTTATGTCCAGAATATACGCCTCTTTAGCTGAAATAGATGGAAACAAATTAAAAAAACCTCAATTTATCACACCTGAAGAGTGAAATATAATTTCTACAGCTAAATATAGCACTATCGATCCACTTCCACTTTATATAGATGAGTCAACTACATCTGCATTAGGCGAAATAATGTGAAAGACTCGAAAGTTAAAGAGAACTATTGGATTGGATTTGATTGTTATTGACTACCTTCAACTTTTATCTATCGAAGGTAATAATAGAGATAATAGACAAAATGAAGTTTCAAAAATCTCTAGATCACTTAAGCAATTATCACGTGAATTAAATGTTCCAGTTATAGCTCTCTCACAACTTTCTCGTTCAGTTGAAAATAGAGAAGATAAACGACCGCTATTGAGTGATTTACGTGAAAGTGGTGCAATTGAACAAGATGCTGATATGATATTCTTCTTGTATAGAGATGATTATTACAATAGGAATAAAAAGAATAACTCTTTTTTAACTAAAGAACAAGAACAAGCGGCCGGATCAGAGGTTGAGATTATTATTGCTAAATATCGTTCTGGTGCTACAGACACAAAGAAATTAAGATTTCAAATGAATATTAGTCGTTTCAGCGAAATGATAAAAAAAGAAAATAATTAA
- the rplI gene encoding 50S ribosomal protein L9 gives MKVILIKDCKDGKANTVIEVSDGYAKNFLIRQGYALPYNESTKRTLERKLDQLSAKEHEKRQEALKIKEELENVRLVYELEANIDANFNLNVHGSISTKQIEKDLRNLGFKLDKHSLEKIHLVSNGTHEIKVKVYNDIVAKVYIEIKIKEVK, from the coding sequence ATGAAAGTGATATTAATTAAAGATTGTAAAGATGGTAAGGCTAACACAGTTATTGAAGTATCTGATGGATATGCAAAAAACTTTTTAATTCGTCAAGGTTATGCATTACCTTACAATGAAAGTACAAAGAGAACATTAGAAAGAAAATTAGATCAACTTAGTGCTAAAGAACATGAAAAAAGACAAGAGGCACTAAAAATCAAAGAAGAATTAGAAAATGTTAGATTAGTTTACGAACTTGAAGCTAATATTGATGCTAATTTCAATTTAAATGTTCATGGTTCGATTTCAACAAAACAAATTGAAAAAGATTTAAGAAATCTTGGTTTTAAATTAGATAAACACTCTCTTGAAAAAATTCACTTAGTTTCAAATGGAACTCATGAAATAAAAGTAAAAGTATACAATGACATTGTTGCAAAAGTTTATATTGAAATTAAAATCAAGGAAGTAAAATAA
- a CDS encoding DHH family phosphoesterase: MNKKQQFYLWIIIAIASLVLVIVSLVLGINNHDILMEWIAIIALLFALVIFILSSYFAISNFIKSRELVKKSFSSYIDEIITNNNFGIIVYDNNDERITWASTFIKNRFDRNVIGLSLKDFFVKYYNKSKEFPRLNTFNISHNNFEYEVKVWSLKNIISIKDITNEVSIVREFKDQKVVLGEIEIDNYQLYQSILSEEQLFNINKSIVDNFEKYVKNPEYNFIYRQYTNGKFVIVCNEKTLDLLEKESFTNFLTFKNFSEIGVSERISVSVGFAKGWPSLDMKIEQAKKALLQSKNRGGDQVTIFSNISTPVYYGSSSEILPDNSRTNIKLISNKLEQKLKSKNIKNVIIYGHKFADLDAIGSAYGIYKLAKNFGKDAYICNTTFDSTALKVIKKHNLKDEGVFIKPTEANSLTNSSTIVILVDNSVLNRTDNPSAIVNAKIDNIFIFDHHRVGPSVDFCLRENRYIDPNASSASEIVSEIIMFTQENNAIDALTAQLLLNGIYLDTAQFTKSITPRAFSAASYLESLGAKGTISNEILKIDEKTYKIVSELLENIQEVKPGYYLAYKDIEVSNDIISIASNEILKISGRVASFVVAKQENTNLYKLSARGINTNVQIICEDVGGGGHFGTAAAVTDEPLDVFIDNIIQAIVGGKTNESDIN; encoded by the coding sequence ATGAACAAAAAACAGCAGTTTTATTTGTGAATAATCATAGCGATTGCTTCGCTAGTTTTAGTTATTGTATCACTAGTTTTAGGTATAAATAATCATGACATTTTAATGGAATGGATAGCAATTATCGCATTGTTATTTGCTTTAGTTATATTCATATTAAGTTCATATTTTGCTATTTCTAACTTTATAAAAAGTAGAGAATTAGTTAAAAAATCATTCAGTTCATATATTGACGAAATTATCACAAATAATAATTTCGGAATCATTGTTTATGATAATAATGATGAAAGAATAACTTGAGCAAGTACTTTTATCAAAAATAGATTTGACAGAAATGTTATTGGTTTATCATTAAAGGACTTTTTTGTTAAATATTATAATAAATCAAAAGAATTTCCTAGACTTAATACTTTTAATATTTCACACAACAATTTTGAGTATGAAGTTAAAGTTTGGTCGCTAAAAAACATTATATCTATTAAAGATATAACCAACGAAGTAAGCATAGTTCGTGAATTCAAAGATCAAAAAGTTGTTTTAGGTGAAATTGAAATTGATAACTATCAATTGTACCAATCAATCTTGAGTGAAGAACAATTATTTAATATTAATAAGTCAATTGTTGATAATTTTGAAAAATATGTAAAAAATCCCGAATATAACTTCATTTACAGACAGTACACTAATGGTAAATTTGTTATCGTTTGTAATGAAAAAACTCTTGATCTATTAGAAAAAGAATCATTTACAAACTTTTTAACATTTAAAAATTTTTCAGAAATCGGTGTTTCTGAACGTATAAGTGTTTCTGTTGGATTTGCTAAAGGTTGACCTAGTCTTGATATGAAAATAGAGCAGGCTAAAAAAGCTTTATTACAATCAAAAAATCGTGGTGGTGACCAAGTAACAATTTTTTCAAATATTTCAACTCCAGTTTATTATGGTTCAAGTAGTGAAATTTTACCTGACAACAGTAGAACAAATATTAAATTGATTTCAAATAAACTTGAACAAAAACTAAAATCAAAAAATATTAAAAACGTTATTATTTATGGACATAAATTTGCAGACTTAGATGCTATAGGTAGTGCATATGGTATTTATAAGTTAGCAAAAAATTTTGGTAAAGACGCTTATATCTGCAACACTACTTTTGATTCAACAGCATTAAAAGTTATAAAAAAACATAACCTAAAAGATGAAGGGGTATTCATTAAACCTACCGAAGCAAATTCATTAACGAATTCTTCAACGATAGTTATTTTAGTCGATAACTCTGTATTAAATAGAACCGATAATCCTAGTGCTATAGTAAATGCAAAAATAGATAATATATTTATTTTTGACCACCACAGAGTTGGACCGAGTGTTGATTTCTGTTTAAGAGAAAACCGTTATATTGATCCTAATGCTTCAAGTGCATCAGAAATTGTTAGTGAAATTATAATGTTTACTCAAGAAAATAATGCTATTGATGCACTTACAGCTCAATTATTGTTAAATGGAATTTATTTAGATACAGCACAATTTACTAAATCTATAACTCCTAGAGCATTTAGTGCTGCTTCATATTTAGAAAGTTTAGGAGCAAAAGGAACGATTAGTAATGAAATTTTAAAAATTGATGAAAAAACATACAAAATTGTAAGTGAGCTTCTTGAAAATATTCAAGAAGTTAAGCCTGGATATTATTTAGCTTACAAAGACATTGAAGTAAGTAATGATATTATCAGTATTGCAAGTAATGAAATATTAAAAATTAGTGGACGTGTAGCAAGTTTTGTTGTTGCTAAGCAAGAAAATACTAATTTATATAAATTGAGCGCTCGCGGAATAAACACTAACGTTCAAATTATTTGTGAAGACGTAGGTGGTGGAGGCCACTTTGGAACAGCTGCCGCTGTAACTGACGAACCACTTGATGTGTTTATAGACAATATTATCCAAGCTATTGTAGGAGGTAAAACAAATGAAAGTGATATTAATTAA
- a CDS encoding PTS sugar transporter subunit IIA — protein sequence MTIKELLNPKSIFIDIDVNDHNHALEIIAEKLCESKFIEDKERFLNALNYRENLMSTALNDGIAIPHGISSTVIKPTISLAILKNGIDWDAEDNVKVDLIFTIVLSKEDREIQLDSIQVIADYSLDDQFHVEIMSAKTQEQAYEVLLKYFPL from the coding sequence ATGACTATTAAAGAACTTTTAAATCCTAAATCAATTTTTATTGATATTGATGTTAATGATCATAATCATGCGTTAGAAATAATTGCTGAAAAGCTATGTGAATCAAAATTCATTGAGGATAAAGAAAGATTTCTTAATGCACTAAATTATAGAGAAAATTTAATGTCAACAGCATTAAATGATGGGATTGCAATTCCACATGGTATCTCTTCAACTGTAATTAAACCAACAATTTCCTTAGCGATACTAAAAAACGGAATTGACTGAGATGCTGAAGATAATGTAAAAGTTGATTTGATTTTTACGATCGTGCTAAGCAAGGAAGATCGTGAAATTCAACTTGATTCTATCCAAGTTATTGCTGATTATTCTTTAGATGATCAGTTCCATGTTGAAATCATGAGTGCTAAGACTCAAGAACAGGCTTATGAAGTGCTTCTAAAATATTTTCCATTATAA
- a CDS encoding DegV family protein, translating to MKKLGFIIDSFSSLTKEQANSLGFGFLSLQSEIDGEIFQDGLQEPEILLNKIDKASNILTSLPRLDLLEAEIERMSKSFDDVIILILHESLSSSSRYCKTISQEYQNVHVVSNFFSGDQFVDVALNAQRSYEQNQDINKVIEEINEINEKSQTYILPVNLDYIIKGGRLTGAKKFIMTKIQMIPLLKYRESVTVSTLKRTTSSLISKTFEKLVKIIGGVEKVNEFSFRLIRGLDHKVVDVVKEVAGEFGIVLDSIQSTSGAVAIHCGPSAFSISVMPKLNNK from the coding sequence ATGAAAAAATTAGGTTTTATAATTGATTCTTTTAGTTCTTTGACTAAAGAACAAGCCAATTCATTAGGTTTTGGATTTCTTTCGCTACAATCAGAAATTGACGGTGAAATTTTTCAAGATGGACTTCAAGAACCTGAAATTTTATTAAATAAAATTGATAAAGCGAGCAATATTCTAACCTCACTTCCTAGATTGGACTTACTTGAAGCAGAAATCGAAAGAATGTCGAAAAGTTTTGATGATGTGATTATTTTAATTCTTCATGAAAGTCTTAGTAGTTCTTCAAGATATTGCAAAACAATTTCACAAGAATATCAAAATGTTCATGTTGTAAGTAATTTCTTTAGTGGAGATCAATTTGTTGATGTAGCCTTAAATGCTCAAAGAAGTTATGAACAAAACCAAGACATAAACAAAGTTATTGAAGAAATTAATGAAATTAATGAAAAATCACAAACCTATATCTTACCTGTAAACCTCGATTACATAATTAAAGGTGGAAGATTAACTGGAGCTAAAAAATTCATTATGACTAAAATTCAAATGATTCCTTTACTTAAATATAGAGAATCAGTTACTGTTTCAACATTAAAGAGAACTACAAGTTCATTAATTAGTAAAACATTTGAAAAACTAGTTAAAATAATCGGTGGAGTAGAAAAAGTTAATGAATTTTCTTTTAGACTAATTAGAGGACTTGATCATAAAGTTGTAGATGTTGTTAAAGAAGTGGCGGGTGAATTTGGCATTGTATTAGATTCAATTCAATCAACTTCTGGTGCTGTCGCAATTCATTGCGGTCCTTCAGCTTTTAGTATTTCAGTTATGCCTAAGTTGAACAATAAGTAG
- a CDS encoding ATP-binding cassette domain-containing protein: protein MNNKKVVLEIENLKKYFINKNHINRAVDGVSFKVHEGEVVGLIGESGSGKTTVGRSLLRLYDDFNGYVSLDDKIISGKKISRKRNKMMRKNIQMIFQDPHASLNGQKTIFSILKEPLIVNGIINDEIKDLSKDWNNIKDNFHYSFIERAKDLELKSYELANANLVPFHNLWNEKLNNYKYDDALSAEDNFNNLFSFIEERNKINSIIITNLHKVNDELLLIYNQKKENFRNNELDFDEVDLQNAKNAYNNVLQLSKISEEELEIERKISELKLNLKEAKNEQYEIMSIAQNSFNNFLDELNNEVKFQRNNSDYTFDKEFYIHSVKLSEINKVVRKILKAKIGSRINLFSNTPLCPVYRIRNKVVTSKTKEVKNSLYYLSITETREMFKEINEKIKNIYDEVSLDSKLNELTKSVKVFSKEYKISLSKFIVSSSHLNLDKWINLSTQRAIDFANRFENLISEISSLENKLATVKKTAQPKYNSNDLESYKKTLDKAVEIHEEELRKYINDFNVRLEKLNQQIAIGKEKYLSLKVEYKNQLKLFDKAFKIFVDRFNWDIKQQRKNLSKKESKKLIVELNVYKATVSKRIEGLKAYDIEMKYLDRDLFNIYKLLGIHELDNKVAKIKSNIVKNAVSKVKDHLFKRDIKKLFIKEKIYKSLESVGLLKQFAYRYPHEFSGGQRQRIVIARALITEPKVIVADEPIASLDISIQAQVVNLLKDLCKNKNIAMIFIAHDLSMIEYVADNVQIMHLGKIVESGKTEKIYENPVHPYTNNLFKAIPKISNANEKFQNISFELQYLKEQQFPNIPTLHKVEDEHYIYSTDEQFEKWIKEEHYKASTLK, encoded by the coding sequence ATGAATAATAAAAAAGTAGTTTTAGAAATTGAAAATCTAAAAAAATATTTCATTAACAAAAACCACATTAACCGTGCGGTTGATGGTGTTTCATTCAAGGTTCATGAAGGTGAAGTTGTTGGTTTAATTGGTGAGTCAGGTTCGGGTAAAACAACTGTTGGTCGTTCATTACTTAGACTTTATGACGATTTTAATGGTTATGTTTCTCTAGATGATAAAATCATCTCTGGTAAAAAAATAAGTCGTAAAAGAAATAAAATGATGCGTAAAAATATTCAAATGATCTTTCAAGATCCTCACGCATCATTGAATGGTCAAAAAACTATTTTCTCAATTCTTAAGGAACCACTTATTGTTAATGGAATTATCAACGATGAAATTAAAGACCTTTCAAAAGATTGAAATAACATTAAGGATAATTTCCACTACTCATTTATCGAAAGAGCTAAAGATCTTGAATTAAAATCATATGAATTAGCAAATGCTAATTTAGTACCGTTTCATAATCTTTGAAATGAAAAATTAAATAATTACAAATATGATGATGCTCTTTCTGCTGAAGATAATTTCAATAATCTTTTTAGTTTTATTGAAGAAAGAAATAAAATTAACTCAATCATTATTACTAACCTACATAAAGTTAATGATGAATTGCTATTAATCTACAATCAAAAGAAGGAAAATTTCAGAAATAATGAACTTGATTTTGATGAGGTAGATTTACAAAATGCAAAAAATGCATATAACAATGTTTTACAATTATCAAAAATTTCTGAAGAAGAATTGGAAATTGAGAGAAAAATTTCTGAATTAAAACTAAATCTAAAAGAAGCAAAAAATGAACAATATGAAATTATGTCTATTGCTCAAAACTCATTTAACAATTTTTTAGATGAGTTAAATAATGAAGTGAAATTCCAAAGAAATAATTCTGATTATACTTTTGATAAGGAATTTTACATTCACTCAGTAAAATTAAGTGAAATTAACAAGGTTGTAAGAAAAATTTTAAAAGCTAAAATAGGTTCGAGAATTAACTTGTTTAGTAATACACCTTTATGCCCTGTTTACAGAATAAGAAATAAAGTTGTAACTTCAAAAACTAAAGAAGTTAAAAATAGTTTATATTACTTATCCATAACTGAGACTAGAGAAATGTTTAAAGAAATTAATGAAAAAATTAAGAATATTTATGATGAAGTTTCTCTAGATTCAAAATTAAATGAATTAACTAAATCTGTCAAAGTATTTAGTAAAGAATATAAAATTAGCTTATCCAAATTCATTGTTTCTTCAAGTCATCTTAACTTAGATAAGTGAATTAATCTTTCAACTCAAAGAGCAATAGATTTTGCTAATAGATTTGAAAATTTAATTTCTGAAATATCAAGTTTAGAAAATAAATTAGCTACAGTTAAAAAAACAGCACAACCAAAATATAATTCAAACGATTTAGAAAGTTACAAAAAAACTCTAGATAAAGCAGTTGAAATTCATGAGGAAGAATTAAGAAAATACATTAATGATTTTAATGTTAGATTAGAAAAGTTAAATCAACAAATCGCTATTGGAAAAGAAAAATACTTATCTCTAAAAGTTGAATACAAAAATCAACTTAAATTATTTGATAAAGCATTCAAAATCTTTGTTGATAGATTTAATTGAGATATCAAACAACAAAGAAAAAATCTTAGCAAAAAAGAATCTAAAAAACTTATTGTTGAATTGAATGTCTATAAAGCAACGGTTTCAAAACGTATTGAAGGTCTTAAGGCTTATGATATTGAAATGAAATATTTAGATAGAGATTTATTTAATATTTACAAGCTTCTTGGGATTCATGAATTAGACAATAAAGTTGCTAAAATCAAATCTAATATAGTTAAAAATGCTGTTTCAAAAGTTAAGGACCACCTATTCAAAAGAGATATTAAGAAATTGTTTATAAAAGAAAAAATTTATAAATCTCTTGAAAGTGTTGGTCTTCTCAAACAATTTGCTTATCGTTATCCTCATGAATTTAGTGGTGGACAACGTCAACGTATTGTTATCGCTCGTGCCTTAATTACAGAACCAAAAGTTATTGTTGCTGATGAACCAATCGCTTCATTAGATATCTCAATTCAAGCTCAAGTTGTTAACTTACTTAAAGATTTATGTAAAAACAAAAACATTGCAATGATCTTTATTGCGCATGACTTAAGTATGATTGAATATGTTGCTGACAATGTTCAAATTATGCACTTAGGTAAAATTGTTGAATCTGGAAAAACTGAAAAAATTTATGAAAATCCAGTTCACCCATATACAAACAATTTATTCAAAGCAATTCCGAAAATTTCAAATGCAAATGAAAAATTCCAAAATATTTCATTTGAACTTCAATACTTAAAAGAGCAACAATTCCCTAACATTCCTACTCTTCATAAAGTGGAAGATGAGCATTATATTTATTCTACAGATGAGCAATTTGAAAAATGAATTAAGGAAGAACATTATAAAGCAAGTACATTAAAGTAA